In the genome of Mycobacterium kansasii ATCC 12478, one region contains:
- a CDS encoding serine hydrolase domain-containing protein → MALPGCGHAGVQPKGWTLRLDQVIPAGMAEASVPGALIGVWKPGEAPYVRAFGLSDTTTGAPMATDMHMRIGSVTKTFTTTAILQLVDQGKVGLDDPIGKYVPGIPNGDVITLRQLGQMRSGLFDYSTETAPPKPGEEGRQRTPEELIQIAASHPPAFPPGAQFDYSNTNTVLLGMVVQKVARQSLTDFIREHITQPLNMQHTVLPVGAEIPSPHAHGYTRRPGGQIQDATDFNPSWGWAAGAMVSTLDDMRIWARNVAEGGLLSKAAQAQRLEFLLAPSEGTGTLYGFGLENQNAWIGHNGNIPGYQSYVYHLPAEGTTMLMLVNSNVEVLGVWNFFTKIANIVSPAHSWPKPPA, encoded by the coding sequence ATGGCACTTCCTGGCTGCGGCCACGCGGGTGTCCAACCCAAGGGCTGGACCCTGCGGCTCGACCAGGTCATTCCGGCCGGGATGGCTGAGGCGTCCGTACCGGGTGCGCTCATCGGCGTCTGGAAGCCCGGTGAGGCGCCCTACGTGCGGGCGTTCGGCCTGAGTGACACCACTACCGGCGCGCCGATGGCCACCGATATGCACATGCGCATCGGCAGCGTCACCAAGACCTTTACGACCACCGCAATTCTGCAGTTGGTGGACCAGGGCAAGGTCGGACTCGACGATCCGATCGGCAAGTATGTGCCGGGAATTCCCAACGGGGACGTGATCACGCTGCGCCAACTGGGCCAAATGCGCTCGGGGCTCTTCGACTACTCGACCGAGACGGCGCCGCCGAAACCGGGAGAAGAGGGGCGCCAACGCACGCCGGAAGAGCTGATCCAGATCGCTGCCAGCCATCCGCCGGCCTTTCCGCCCGGAGCGCAATTCGACTACAGCAACACTAATACGGTGCTGCTCGGCATGGTGGTCCAGAAGGTCGCCCGCCAATCGTTGACCGACTTCATCCGCGAGCACATCACGCAACCGCTCAACATGCAGCACACCGTGTTGCCGGTCGGCGCCGAGATTCCCTCGCCGCATGCGCACGGCTACACCAGGCGTCCGGGCGGCCAGATCCAAGACGCCACCGACTTCAACCCGTCGTGGGGGTGGGCAGCGGGAGCCATGGTCTCGACGCTCGACGACATGCGCATCTGGGCGCGCAATGTGGCGGAAGGCGGGTTGCTCTCGAAGGCCGCACAGGCCCAACGCCTCGAATTCCTGCTCGCGCCGTCGGAAGGAACCGGCACGCTGTACGGGTTCGGACTCGAAAACCAAAACGCCTGGATAGGCCACAACGGGAACATCCCCGGCTACCAGTCATACGTCTACCACCTCCCCGCCGAGGGCACGACCATGCTCATGCTCGTCAACTCGAATGTCGAGGTTCTCGGGGTGTGGAACTTCTTCACCAAGATCGCGAACATCGTCAGCCCCGCTCACTCCTGGCCGAAGCCACCCGCATAG
- a CDS encoding haloalkane dehalogenase — protein MQTLRTPDERFDDLPDFPYAPRYCELPDDEGGTLRVAWVQDGPDRADPVLMLHGEPSWSYLYRKMIPVLAAAGHRVICPDLVGFGRSDKPTRREDHSYARHVEWMRALAFDVLDLRNVTLVGQDWGGLIGLRLAAEHPERFARLVVANTGLPNGDQPMAEIWWRFREAIQTAPKLDIGWFVQGGCRRQMSDTVRAGYDAPFPDDAYCAGPRAMPGLVPTSPDDPAAAANKTAWTKLCVSPTPMLVAFSDSDPITGPMAEIFKREMRGAQGVDHPVVRGAGHFLQEDAGEELADYIVKFLRR, from the coding sequence ATGCAGACCTTGCGCACACCCGATGAGCGGTTCGACGACCTCCCTGACTTTCCTTACGCGCCAAGGTATTGCGAGTTGCCCGACGACGAGGGCGGGACGCTGCGGGTGGCCTGGGTGCAAGACGGGCCGGACCGCGCCGACCCCGTGCTGATGCTGCATGGTGAGCCGTCGTGGTCCTATCTGTATCGCAAGATGATTCCGGTCCTGGCCGCCGCGGGCCATCGTGTCATCTGCCCGGACCTGGTCGGTTTCGGCCGTTCGGATAAGCCGACCCGTCGCGAAGACCACAGCTATGCGCGTCACGTCGAGTGGATGCGTGCCCTGGCTTTCGACGTGCTGGACCTGCGCAACGTCACGCTGGTCGGACAGGACTGGGGCGGCCTGATCGGATTGCGGCTGGCCGCCGAACATCCCGAGCGCTTCGCGCGGCTGGTAGTTGCCAACACCGGACTGCCCAACGGGGATCAGCCGATGGCCGAGATCTGGTGGCGTTTCCGGGAAGCGATCCAGACCGCGCCGAAGCTGGACATCGGCTGGTTCGTGCAGGGGGGATGCCGGCGGCAGATGAGCGACACGGTGCGTGCCGGCTATGATGCTCCATTTCCCGACGACGCCTACTGCGCCGGCCCGCGCGCCATGCCCGGCTTGGTGCCAACCTCTCCGGACGACCCGGCGGCAGCGGCGAACAAGACGGCCTGGACGAAACTGTGTGTGAGTCCGACGCCCATGCTGGTGGCGTTCAGCGACAGCGACCCCATCACCGGTCCGATGGCCGAGATCTTCAAGCGTGAAATGCGCGGTGCGCAGGGCGTCGATCACCCGGTGGTGCGCGGCGCCGGACATTTCCTGCAAGAGGACGCCGGCGAAGAGCTGGCCGACTACATCGTGAAATTTCTGCGCCGCTGA
- a CDS encoding DUF732 domain-containing protein yields MVKFSMLAAAGLAVGAIVAGAGAGAGPAYADSTADSTFIQQLDKAGIPYVNPYLAIGRATAMCLYLNQGHTEAEALLFTAQTDRANATSLQDTQFAQLAESIYCPNELSSAH; encoded by the coding sequence ATGGTTAAGTTCTCAATGCTGGCTGCTGCCGGGTTGGCTGTCGGGGCCATTGTGGCAGGTGCAGGAGCTGGCGCGGGGCCGGCGTACGCCGACTCCACCGCTGACTCCACTTTCATCCAGCAGCTCGACAAGGCCGGAATCCCCTACGTGAACCCCTACTTGGCGATCGGTCGGGCCACAGCCATGTGTCTGTACCTGAACCAGGGACACACCGAGGCGGAGGCATTGCTGTTCACGGCTCAGACCGACCGTGCCAACGCCACGTCATTACAGGACACCCAGTTCGCTCAGCTTGCCGAGAGTATTTACTGCCCGAACGAGCTTTCCTCGGCCCACTAG
- a CDS encoding NUDIX domain-containing protein, protein MPRLSAGLLLYRAPAGVVDVLIAHPGGPFWARKDDGAWSIPKGEYPDGEDPWPAARREFTEELGLPVPDGPRIDLGVVKQPSGKVVTVFAVEADLDVTDVRSNTFELEWPKGSGTVRSFPEVDRVGWFPVALARTKLLKGQRTFLDRLMAQPSVAGLSEGS, encoded by the coding sequence ATGCCCAGACTCAGCGCCGGTTTGCTGCTGTATCGAGCTCCGGCCGGCGTCGTCGACGTCCTCATCGCGCATCCCGGTGGCCCGTTCTGGGCGCGCAAAGACGATGGGGCATGGTCGATTCCGAAAGGTGAATACCCCGACGGCGAAGACCCCTGGCCGGCGGCCCGGCGGGAGTTCACCGAGGAGCTGGGGTTACCGGTTCCCGACGGGCCGCGAATAGACCTGGGCGTGGTGAAACAACCGAGCGGCAAAGTGGTCACCGTCTTCGCCGTCGAAGCCGACCTCGACGTCACCGACGTGCGCAGCAATACCTTCGAGCTGGAGTGGCCGAAGGGGTCCGGCACGGTGCGGTCGTTCCCGGAGGTCGACCGGGTCGGCTGGTTTCCGGTGGCGCTGGCGCGTACCAAGCTGCTCAAGGGGCAGCGGACGTTCCTGGATCGGCTGATGGCACAGCCGTCGGTGGCGGGCTTAAGCGAGGGTTCGTGA
- a CDS encoding DUF2330 domain-containing protein, producing the protein MAVPRFCRLVFVIGLLLSVTMATTVLAAPGRACACGAAIAPGGARATMNHEVALVHWDGATETIVMQLAMDATTDNVALVVPTPAPASVAAADKATFVELDALTAPQVQHKRRWILGIGMVGSAPREGAATAHAPDVVSQVRLGPLEATTLAGGDLAGLQNWLAGNGYAIRPAVAAALDPYVRDGWAFVAIRLTSTAPIVGGLDPVRMTFPAPQLVYPMRLSVAALDPQHVVVYTLSEHRQQRTDADRSRQFTQVQFAGTVAGQVRDPVLRELAGNHGSYLTKTQVDVYQTSQISSDFTFGNAANDDAYRQVVVVYDNVAIPIVVILFVGFLVVVLATAVVLFVVLRRRGLGQRRRNFTM; encoded by the coding sequence ATGGCGGTGCCGCGCTTCTGCCGGTTGGTATTCGTTATCGGGTTGCTGCTTTCGGTAACCATGGCCACCACGGTGCTGGCCGCGCCGGGCCGTGCCTGCGCATGCGGCGCGGCAATCGCTCCGGGTGGTGCCCGGGCCACCATGAACCATGAAGTGGCACTGGTGCATTGGGACGGGGCAACCGAGACCATCGTCATGCAGCTCGCAATGGACGCCACCACCGATAACGTCGCCCTGGTGGTACCTACCCCCGCCCCGGCCTCCGTCGCCGCGGCGGACAAGGCAACCTTCGTGGAGTTGGACGCGTTGACGGCCCCACAGGTCCAGCACAAGCGCCGCTGGATCCTCGGGATAGGGATGGTCGGCTCTGCACCGCGCGAAGGGGCCGCGACAGCCCACGCCCCGGATGTCGTCAGCCAGGTACGCCTCGGACCACTGGAGGCCACCACCCTGGCCGGCGGCGACCTGGCCGGCCTGCAGAACTGGCTGGCCGGCAACGGCTATGCCATCCGGCCGGCGGTGGCAGCGGCACTCGATCCCTATGTGCGCGACGGCTGGGCGTTCGTCGCGATCCGGCTGACGAGCACGGCGCCAATTGTGGGCGGACTCGATCCGGTGCGGATGACCTTCCCTGCACCGCAATTGGTTTATCCGATGCGGCTCTCCGTGGCCGCGCTGGACCCACAGCACGTCGTCGTCTACACCCTGTCCGAGCATCGCCAGCAACGCACGGATGCCGACAGATCCAGGCAATTCACCCAGGTCCAGTTCGCGGGCACGGTCGCCGGCCAGGTTCGGGACCCGGTGCTGCGGGAACTGGCCGGCAACCACGGGTCATATCTGACCAAGACGCAGGTCGACGTGTACCAAACGTCGCAAATCTCTTCGGATTTCACGTTCGGCAACGCAGCCAACGACGACGCTTACCGGCAAGTGGTCGTCGTCTACGACAATGTCGCCATCCCGATCGTGGTGATCCTGTTCGTCGGATTCCTCGTGGTCGTCCTGGCGACGGCGGTGGTTTTGTTCGTGGTCCTCCGGCGACGCGGGCTTGGTCAGCGGCGCAGAAATTTCACGATGTAG
- a CDS encoding SDR family oxidoreductase → MTVLMTGFPGFLGSALLPRILKRTDSTAICLVQSKFATLAKCRVAELSAAEPSVSGRIELVEGDITQPGLGLAAGALSEVTEAWHLAAAYDLAVAREAAVRINVDGTRNVLDALDQCPSLTRLHYFSTCYVSGRYAGPFGEDDLEVGAPFNNYYEETKHLAEADVRWRMSAGMPATIYRPSIVVGDSRTGETQKFDGPYFVMQWLLRQPRHAILPVAGDPTMTRVNVVPRDFVVDAVSYLSGLAISEGRTYHLADPQPLTVEEMTDVLARVTGRQLVKIPLPRKLAKGSLAHVPGLYRLLRIPPEAVDYFAHPTFYLTDHCRADLADGPVGPPPFTGYVDRLVDFMRRHPEVGSAAMF, encoded by the coding sequence ATGACCGTATTGATGACCGGGTTCCCCGGCTTTCTCGGCAGTGCGTTACTACCGCGCATCCTCAAACGCACGGACAGCACGGCAATCTGTCTCGTGCAGTCCAAATTCGCCACGCTGGCCAAGTGCCGCGTGGCCGAACTCAGCGCTGCCGAACCGTCGGTGAGCGGGCGGATCGAGCTGGTCGAGGGCGACATCACCCAACCCGGGCTCGGACTCGCCGCGGGCGCACTGAGCGAAGTCACCGAGGCGTGGCATCTGGCCGCCGCATACGATCTGGCGGTCGCTCGCGAGGCGGCGGTCCGGATCAACGTCGACGGCACCCGCAACGTCCTTGACGCACTTGATCAGTGTCCCAGCCTGACCCGGTTGCACTACTTCAGCACCTGCTACGTCAGCGGACGTTACGCCGGCCCGTTCGGCGAGGACGACCTGGAAGTGGGTGCGCCGTTCAACAACTATTACGAGGAGACCAAGCATCTCGCCGAGGCGGACGTGAGATGGCGGATGTCGGCCGGAATGCCGGCGACCATCTATCGGCCCTCGATCGTGGTCGGTGACAGCCGAACGGGTGAGACGCAGAAGTTCGACGGGCCCTACTTCGTCATGCAGTGGCTGTTGCGGCAGCCCCGGCACGCGATCCTGCCGGTGGCGGGAGATCCCACCATGACGCGGGTGAACGTGGTCCCGCGTGACTTCGTCGTTGACGCGGTGAGTTATTTGAGTGGGCTGGCCATTTCCGAGGGCCGCACCTATCACCTGGCCGATCCCCAACCACTCACGGTCGAGGAGATGACCGACGTGCTGGCCCGGGTGACCGGCCGGCAGCTGGTCAAGATTCCGCTACCCCGCAAGCTGGCGAAGGGCTCGTTGGCGCATGTTCCCGGGCTCTACCGGTTGCTGCGGATCCCGCCCGAGGCGGTCGACTATTTCGCCCATCCCACTTTCTATTTGACCGACCATTGCCGCGCCGACCTCGCCGACGGCCCGGTCGGGCCCCCGCCGTTCACCGGCTACGTCGACCGGCTCGTGGATTTCATGCGCCGCCACCCGGAAGTCGGCTCTGCGGCGATGTTCTGA
- a CDS encoding succinic semialdehyde dehydrogenase: MTAMPDLKTTKVTPLLQALSRRVNAADGDRRRDVTNAMTGQPLAGVPQCTPEDVVAAAGRARAVQRAWSQRPLAERTEVLLRFHDLVLRHQDEILDIIQLESGKARAHAFEEVADVCLTARYYAHTAEKYLCPKRRQGVLLALTEVWEHRLPKGVVGIISPWNYPLTLGISDALPAIVAGNAVLAKPDSQTPFSALWAVRLLEEAGMPQGLVQSVTGSGSELGAPIIEQSDYVMFTGSTDTGRTVAAQAGKRLIDCSMELGGKNALLVLDDADVGKAAVGAVRAAFSNAGQLCISVERIYVPDALWDEFTERFVAATTAIKLSAALDYSADMGSLISQTQLDTVSHHVDDAVNHGATVLAGGRPRPDIGPYFYEPTILSGVREGMAAFADETFGPVVSLYRVHSEQEAVEKANDSLYGLNFSVWTSDPKRGRAVATRLQAGTVNINEGYAAAWASVDAPMGGMKASGLGRRHGAQGILKYTEPQTIAIERGLPVGVPSWMRADHYARLMSGGLRVLRRLPGVK; encoded by the coding sequence ATGACCGCAATGCCCGACCTGAAGACAACGAAAGTCACGCCGTTGCTGCAGGCGCTGAGCCGGCGGGTCAACGCCGCCGACGGTGACCGTCGCCGCGACGTCACTAACGCGATGACCGGACAGCCGCTCGCCGGCGTACCGCAATGCACCCCCGAGGACGTCGTCGCTGCGGCCGGCCGCGCCCGTGCTGTCCAACGTGCCTGGTCGCAACGCCCGCTGGCCGAGCGCACCGAGGTCCTGCTGCGTTTTCACGACCTGGTGCTGCGGCATCAGGACGAGATCCTCGACATCATCCAGTTGGAGAGCGGCAAGGCCCGCGCCCATGCCTTCGAAGAGGTCGCCGACGTATGCCTGACCGCCCGCTACTACGCCCACACCGCCGAAAAGTACCTGTGCCCCAAGCGCCGCCAAGGGGTGCTGCTGGCCCTGACCGAGGTGTGGGAACACCGGCTGCCGAAGGGCGTGGTCGGGATCATTTCGCCGTGGAACTATCCGCTAACCCTGGGGATCAGCGATGCGCTGCCGGCGATCGTCGCCGGTAATGCCGTATTGGCCAAGCCCGATAGCCAGACGCCGTTCTCGGCCCTCTGGGCGGTGCGGCTGCTCGAAGAGGCGGGCATGCCGCAGGGGCTGGTGCAGAGTGTCACGGGATCAGGATCGGAGCTGGGCGCACCGATCATCGAGCAGTCCGACTACGTGATGTTCACCGGTTCCACCGACACCGGCCGCACGGTCGCCGCCCAGGCGGGCAAGCGGCTGATCGACTGCTCGATGGAACTGGGCGGCAAGAACGCGCTGCTGGTCCTCGACGACGCCGATGTCGGCAAGGCCGCGGTCGGTGCGGTACGGGCGGCATTCTCCAACGCGGGCCAGTTATGTATCTCGGTGGAACGCATCTACGTACCCGACGCCCTGTGGGACGAGTTCACCGAACGCTTCGTGGCCGCCACCACGGCAATCAAACTGTCTGCCGCACTTGACTATTCAGCTGACATGGGTTCGCTGATCAGCCAAACACAGCTCGACACCGTAAGCCACCACGTCGACGACGCGGTGAACCACGGCGCGACCGTGCTCGCCGGCGGCAGGCCGCGTCCCGACATCGGCCCCTATTTCTACGAGCCGACCATTCTCAGCGGCGTGCGCGAGGGCATGGCGGCGTTCGCCGACGAGACCTTCGGCCCGGTCGTCTCGCTGTATCGCGTGCACAGCGAGCAGGAAGCCGTGGAAAAGGCGAACGACAGTCTGTACGGCTTGAACTTCAGCGTGTGGACCTCCGATCCCAAGCGCGGACGTGCCGTGGCCACCCGATTGCAGGCCGGAACGGTCAACATCAACGAGGGGTACGCCGCCGCGTGGGCATCTGTCGACGCGCCGATGGGCGGCATGAAGGCCTCGGGGCTGGGGCGTCGTCACGGCGCGCAGGGAATCCTGAAATACACCGAACCGCAAACCATCGCCATCGAACGCGGGCTGCCGGTCGGCGTGCCGTCCTGGATGCGCGCCGACCACTACGCACGCCTCATGAGCGGCGGGTTGCGGGTGCTGCGCCGGCTACCGGGCGTCAAATAG
- a CDS encoding WS/DGAT/MGAT family O-acyltransferase, with amino-acid sequence MELMMPNDSMFLFAESREHPMHVGGLSLFEPPQGAGPEFVRQFYDALVANEEFQPTFRKHPATIGGGIARLAWAYDDEVDMDYHVRRSALPSPGRVRDLLELTSRLHTSLLDRHRPLWELYVVEGLNDGRFAMYTKMHHALIDGVSAMKLMQRTLSADPDDTQVRAMWNLPRASRPPSGASSSPLSSLFKLAGSVVGLGPSTFKLARAALFQQQLTLPFAAPHTMFNVKIGGARRCAAQSWSLERVKAVKQAAGVTVNDAVLAMCAGALRYYLIEQDALPGTPLIAMVPVSLRSKDDSDGGGNKVGSLLCNLGTHVEDPAERIKIISESMRANKKVLAELPQLQVLALSALHMAPLTLAGIPGFLSTVPPPFNIVISNVPGGTEPLYYGGARLDGSYPMSNIPDGQALNITLVNNAGNLDFGLVGCRRSVPHLQRLLLHLESSLKDLEQAVGV; translated from the coding sequence ATGGAATTGATGATGCCCAACGACTCGATGTTCCTGTTCGCCGAATCGCGGGAGCATCCCATGCACGTGGGCGGCCTGTCGTTGTTCGAGCCGCCGCAGGGGGCGGGTCCGGAGTTCGTGCGGCAGTTCTACGACGCTCTGGTTGCCAACGAGGAATTCCAGCCCACGTTCCGTAAACACCCCGCGACGATCGGGGGTGGAATCGCCCGTTTGGCATGGGCTTACGACGACGAGGTCGACATGGACTACCACGTCCGCCGCTCCGCCCTGCCGTCGCCGGGGCGGGTACGCGACCTGCTGGAGCTGACCTCGAGGCTGCACACCAGCCTGCTCGACCGGCATCGCCCGCTGTGGGAACTGTATGTGGTGGAGGGGCTCAACGACGGCCGGTTCGCGATGTACACCAAGATGCACCATGCCCTGATCGACGGTGTCTCCGCAATGAAGCTGATGCAGCGCACCCTGTCGGCCGATCCGGACGACACCCAGGTACGCGCGATGTGGAACCTGCCCCGGGCGTCGCGCCCGCCGTCCGGCGCATCGTCGTCGCCGCTGAGCTCGCTGTTCAAGCTGGCGGGATCGGTTGTGGGACTTGGCCCTTCGACCTTCAAGCTGGCTCGTGCCGCCCTGTTCCAGCAGCAGCTGACGCTGCCGTTCGCGGCGCCGCACACCATGTTCAACGTCAAGATCGGCGGAGCGCGCCGGTGCGCCGCGCAATCCTGGTCGCTGGAGCGCGTCAAGGCCGTCAAGCAGGCAGCCGGGGTCACCGTCAACGACGCCGTCCTGGCGATGTGCGCCGGCGCGCTGCGGTATTACCTGATCGAACAGGACGCGTTGCCCGGCACTCCGCTGATCGCGATGGTCCCGGTGAGCCTGCGCTCCAAAGACGATTCCGACGGCGGCGGCAACAAGGTCGGCAGCCTACTGTGCAACCTGGGCACTCATGTGGAGGATCCCGCGGAGCGGATCAAGATCATCAGCGAGTCGATGCGCGCCAACAAGAAGGTGCTCGCCGAGTTGCCGCAACTGCAGGTGCTCGCGCTGTCCGCGCTACACATGGCGCCGTTGACGTTGGCGGGTATACCGGGCTTCCTGTCGACGGTGCCGCCGCCGTTCAACATCGTCATCTCCAACGTGCCGGGCGGCACCGAGCCGCTGTACTACGGCGGCGCCCGGCTCGACGGCAGCTACCCGATGTCCAACATCCCCGACGGCCAAGCGCTGAACATCACCCTGGTGAACAACGCGGGCAATCTCGACTTCGGACTGGTCGGTTGCCGTCGCAGCGTGCCGCACCTGCAGCGGCTGCTGCTCCACCTGGAATCGTCGCTGAAGGATCTGGAGCAGGCCGTCGGAGTCTGA
- a CDS encoding lysophospholipid acyltransferase family protein, with protein sequence MNGKEIDDSEMAKWDPAFTKALIGTVTPLIKRWFRAEVRGLESFPPTGGVLLVSNHSGGVLTPDWNVLAPAFYGRFGYGRPLYTLAHYGVFFTPFRAALGRLGVIHASRDNAVKALRSGAVVLAFPGGDYDAFRPTLAQNVIDFGGRTGYVRTAMQAGVPIVPAVSIGGQETQLFVTRGNWLAKHLGFKRIRIEILPVTIGLPFGLTVFFPANMPLPAKIIYQVLEPIDVAAQFGEDAEAAEVDASVRSVMQAALDELGHRRRVPLLG encoded by the coding sequence GTGAACGGCAAGGAGATTGATGACTCCGAGATGGCCAAGTGGGATCCGGCCTTCACCAAGGCGTTGATCGGCACGGTCACCCCGCTCATCAAGCGCTGGTTCCGCGCCGAAGTGCGCGGCCTGGAATCGTTTCCCCCGACCGGTGGCGTTCTGCTGGTGTCCAACCACTCCGGCGGGGTGTTGACGCCCGACTGGAACGTGCTTGCGCCCGCCTTCTACGGCAGGTTCGGCTACGGGCGTCCGCTGTACACCCTTGCCCACTATGGGGTTTTCTTCACCCCGTTCCGCGCGGCGCTGGGCCGCCTCGGCGTCATTCACGCCAGTCGGGACAACGCGGTCAAGGCGTTGCGTTCGGGTGCGGTCGTGCTGGCATTTCCCGGCGGTGACTACGACGCATTCCGGCCGACGTTGGCGCAGAACGTCATCGACTTCGGCGGTCGCACCGGATACGTCAGGACGGCCATGCAGGCCGGCGTACCGATCGTGCCCGCGGTCTCCATCGGGGGCCAGGAGACCCAACTCTTCGTCACCCGCGGCAACTGGCTGGCAAAGCACTTGGGGTTCAAACGAATTCGCATCGAGATCCTGCCGGTCACCATCGGCCTACCGTTCGGCTTGACGGTGTTCTTCCCGGCCAATATGCCGCTGCCCGCCAAAATCATCTACCAGGTGCTGGAGCCGATCGACGTCGCCGCCCAATTCGGCGAGGACGCCGAGGCGGCGGAGGTCGACGCCAGTGTGCGTTCGGTGATGCAAGCCGCGCTCGACGAACTGGGCCACCGGCGCCGAGTCCCCTTACTGGGCTGA
- a CDS encoding cysteine hydrolase family protein: MPLGAVAATAWRVSEDLVDTVRNTPHPRPVRLAAEPQNLLIDLSRTGIVVIDMQNDFCAKGGWLDHIGVDIAPVRKPISPLRSLLPALRDSGVPVVWVNWGNRPDRLNLSPSLLHAFNPAGTGVGIGDPLPHAGARVLQRDSWAAAIVDELQPAAADIRVDKYRMSGFWDTALDSILRNLGLTTLLFGGVNTDQCVMTTLQDANFLGYDCILVTDCTATSSPQYCWEATLYNVKQCFGFVTGSAALHRALSYS, encoded by the coding sequence GTGCCGCTGGGCGCGGTGGCGGCGACAGCATGGCGGGTCTCGGAAGATCTCGTTGACACCGTCCGCAACACACCCCATCCGCGCCCCGTCCGGCTGGCCGCCGAACCGCAGAACCTGTTGATCGATCTTTCCCGAACCGGGATTGTGGTCATCGATATGCAGAACGATTTCTGCGCAAAAGGTGGCTGGCTCGACCACATTGGCGTTGACATCGCGCCGGTCCGCAAACCCATCAGTCCCCTCCGTAGCCTGCTGCCCGCATTGCGGGACTCCGGTGTGCCAGTCGTATGGGTGAACTGGGGCAATCGGCCGGACCGGCTGAATCTGAGTCCATCGCTGTTGCATGCCTTCAACCCAGCCGGCACAGGCGTCGGCATTGGTGATCCGCTGCCGCACGCCGGCGCACGTGTTCTACAACGCGACAGTTGGGCTGCCGCGATCGTCGACGAACTTCAGCCGGCAGCGGCCGACATACGCGTGGACAAATACCGGATGAGTGGCTTCTGGGACACTGCATTAGACAGCATCCTGCGAAATCTCGGCCTGACCACACTGCTGTTCGGTGGTGTCAACACTGATCAGTGCGTGATGACCACACTGCAGGACGCCAACTTCCTTGGCTACGACTGCATCCTGGTCACCGACTGCACGGCAACCAGTTCGCCGCAATATTGCTGGGAGGCAACGCTTTACAACGTGAAGCAGTGCTTTGGATTTGTCACCGGCAGTGCCGCGCTGCATCGGGCGCTCAGCTACAGCTAG
- a CDS encoding cytochrome P450, whose protein sequence is MTTRPMEPTEYAEPQALLLQLLDPAIRANPYPVCAQLREHGPLQLPEANFVLFSSYHDCDEVLRHPSSSSDRSKSTIARRQAQNAPAPDPEIPPGFLFLDPPDHTRLRKLVSKAFAPKVVNALRPDIGALVDGLLGGIAEKGRFDVVGDFAYPLPVAVICRLLGVPLEDEPQFSRASALLAQSLDPFLTFTGQHSEDFSDRLAAGTWLREYLRGLIARRRSQPGDDLMSGLIAVEESGDQLTQEEIVSTCMLLLVAGHETTVNLIGNAILAMLRDRRHWVALGADAARAPAVIEETMRYDPPVQLVGRIAGDDMAIGDISVAKGDTMMLLLAAAHRDPAEYDRPDTFDPDRVPLRHLGFGYGAHYCLGAPLARLEAGVALSAITARFPDARLAGEPQYKTNVTLRGLQTLSVVI, encoded by the coding sequence ATGACGACACGGCCCATGGAGCCCACCGAATACGCCGAACCGCAGGCATTGCTGCTGCAACTGCTGGACCCGGCGATCCGGGCCAACCCATATCCGGTGTGCGCGCAGCTTCGTGAGCACGGGCCGCTGCAGCTGCCGGAGGCCAACTTTGTACTTTTCTCGAGCTATCACGACTGCGACGAGGTGCTGCGGCACCCGTCGTCGAGCAGCGACCGGTCCAAGTCGACGATCGCCCGGCGGCAGGCGCAGAATGCCCCGGCTCCGGACCCCGAAATCCCACCCGGATTCTTGTTTCTCGATCCACCCGATCACACCCGACTGCGCAAGCTGGTCAGTAAGGCCTTCGCTCCGAAGGTGGTGAACGCACTGCGACCCGACATCGGTGCGCTGGTGGACGGCTTGCTGGGCGGGATCGCCGAGAAGGGCCGTTTCGACGTGGTCGGCGACTTCGCCTATCCACTGCCGGTGGCGGTGATCTGCCGGCTGCTCGGGGTGCCGCTGGAAGACGAGCCACAGTTCAGCCGGGCATCGGCATTGCTGGCGCAGTCGCTGGACCCCTTTCTCACCTTCACCGGCCAGCATTCCGAGGACTTCTCCGACCGGCTGGCGGCCGGCACCTGGCTACGCGAGTATCTGCGCGGGCTGATCGCAAGGCGGCGGTCGCAGCCGGGCGACGATTTGATGTCCGGCCTTATCGCGGTAGAGGAGTCCGGCGATCAGTTGACCCAGGAGGAGATCGTGTCCACCTGCATGCTGCTGCTGGTCGCCGGACACGAGACCACGGTGAACTTGATCGGCAACGCCATCTTGGCGATGCTGCGAGACCGTCGGCACTGGGTTGCGCTGGGAGCCGACGCTGCCCGGGCACCGGCGGTCATCGAGGAGACCATGCGCTACGACCCGCCGGTGCAACTGGTCGGCCGAATTGCCGGCGATGACATGGCGATTGGGGACATCTCGGTCGCTAAGGGTGACACGATGATGTTGCTGCTGGCCGCGGCGCATCGCGATCCCGCCGAGTACGACCGACCAGACACCTTCGACCCGGATCGTGTGCCCTTGCGGCACTTGGGTTTTGGCTATGGAGCGCATTACTGCCTGGGCGCCCCGCTGGCGCGGTTGGAAGCCGGTGTGGCGTTGTCGGCGATCACCGCGCGATTCCCCGACGCCAGGTTGGCCGGTGAGCCACAGTACAAAACGAACGTTACGCTTCGCGGGTTGCAGACGTTGTCCGTCGTGATCTAG